The Gymnogyps californianus isolate 813 chromosome 5, ASM1813914v2, whole genome shotgun sequence genome contains a region encoding:
- the VRK1 gene encoding serine/threonine-protein kinase VRK1, translating into MPYNKKTAGKRAPAKRKLAEVFALGEVLADTSRKEWKLGVPIGQGGFGRLYLADVNSSKSVGSDAPYVAKVEPSQNGPLFTELKFYMRAAKPDEIQKWTKSHKLKYLGVPRYWGSGLHEKNGNSYRFMIMDRFGRDLQKMYEENAKRFSHKTVLQLGLRTLDILEYVHEHEYVHGDIKASNLLLSYKNPNQVYLVDYGLAYRYCPEGVHKVYKEDPKRCHDGTIEYTSIDAHKGVAPSRRGDLEILGYCMIHWLSGHLPWEDNLKDPNFVRDSKIRCRDNISVLMDKCFPGKNKPDEIAKYMEKVKLLSYEEKPVYQHFREILLQGLKAIGQKDDGVLDFGLSENGDLQTNPVQKKKRKAAAAANESTEAEMEDTGSPEKKKPTSSNAVATRTRKMTSPKPKKGTATRKRVQK; encoded by the exons ATGCCATATAATAAGAAGACTGCTGGAAAAAGAGCCCCTGCAAAAAGGAAACTTGCTGAAGTGTTTGCTCTGGGGGAGGTTCTAGCAGATACATcaagaaaagaatggaaattagGTGTCCCTATAGGGCAAGGAGGCTTTGGACGCCTATACCTTG CTGATGTTAATTCTTCGAAGTCGGTTGGCAGTGATGCACCTTATGTTGCAAAAGTG GAACCCAGCCAGAATGGACCTCTTTTTACTGAGTTAAAGTTCTACATGCGAGCTGCTAAGCCAGATGAAA ttcagaagtGGACTAAGTCCcataaactgaaatatttaggCGTACCAAGATATTGGGGTTCTGgcttgcatgaaaaaaatggaaacag TTATCGTTTTATGATAATGGACCGATTCGGCAGAGATCTTCAGAAGATGTATGAAGAGAATGCAAAGCGATTTTCCCATAAAACTGTACTACAATTAGGCCTGAGAaca ctTGATATTCTGGAATACGTCCATGAGCACGAATATGTGCATGGAGACATCAAGGCCTCAAATCTTCTTCTGAGTTACAAGAACCCTAATCAG GTGTACTTGGTGGATTATGGACTTGCCTACCGATACTGTCCTGAAGGTGTTCACAAAGTATATAAAGAAGATCCTAAAAGGTGTCATGATGGAACTATTGAATATACCAGCATTGATGCACACAAGGGTGTGG CACCATCGAGACGTGGTGATCTGGAGATCTTGGGTTACTGTATGATTCATTGGCTTAGTGGCCATCTACCATGGGAGGATAATTTGAAAGATCCAAATTTTGTCAGAGACTCAAAAATCAG atgtagagataatatttcagttttgatggACAAATGTTTTcctgggaaaaataaaccag ATGAAATAGCCAAATATATGGAAAAGGTGAAGCTACTGAGCTATGAAGAGAAACCTGTTTATCAGCATTTCCGAGAAATACTTCTGCAAGGTCTTAAGGCCATTGGGCAAAAAGATGATGGAGTACTTGACTTTGGCTTGTCAGAGAACGGAGACTTGCAAACAAATCCCGTGCAAAAG aaaaaaagaaaggcagcagctgcagccaatGAGAGCACTGAAGCAGAAATGGAAGATACAGGaagtccagaaaaaaagaaacctactTCTTCTA ATGCAGTAGCTACCAGAACCCGGAAGATGACCTCaccaaaacccaagaaaggCACAGCAACCAGAAAGAGAGTCCAGAAGTAA